One stretch of Solenopsis invicta isolate M01_SB chromosome 16, UNIL_Sinv_3.0, whole genome shotgun sequence DNA includes these proteins:
- the LOC105204855 gene encoding tumor susceptibility gene 101 protein isoform X1, whose translation MVKMTPLDEGRIRQGLSKYQNPDITKKHVASVLNLYKGLVYKIEPFVFNDGSRKELLNLQGTIPVIYKGSCYNIPICIWLMDTHPNNAPMCYVKPTADMHIKVSMYVDHNGKIYLPYLHDWVPHNSDLLALIQVMIVTFGEQPPVYAKSRSETQQSSTPYPVQSFMPVPGTGNVSSSGFPPYPPNSQYSGSSNVYPPYPSAASGGFPYPGSYGSYAGTTPSYPTQGYSGSFPPYPPATQPSPTVQPNSSGSGTITEEHIRASLLSAVEDKLRRRLKEQFSQLQAELETLRRTQQELTSGSSHLTDLFDKLKREKQELDKNVNILQDKEAELEKEIAKLSDNQSIDVDEAVTTIAPLYKQMLNAFAEEAATEDAIYYLAEGLRSGILDLDAFLKQVRQLSRRQFMLRALMQRCRQKAGLAG comes from the exons ATGGTGAAAATGACACCGTTGGATGAGGGGAGGATTAGACAGGGACTGTCTAAG TATCAAAATCCAGATATAACAAAGAAGCATGTGGCGAGCGTCTTGAATCTTTACAAAGGCTTGGTGTATAAAATCGAGCCTTttg TTTTCAATGATGGCTCACGCAAGGAACTACTCAATTTGCAAGGAACTATACCTGTTATTTACAAGG GTTCTTGTTATAATATTCCAATCTGCATATGGCTGATGGACACTCATCCAAATAATGCACCCATGTGCTATGTCAAACCAACAGCAGATATGCATATCAAAGTCAGTATGTATGTGGATCACAATGGCAAAATCTATTTGCCATATCTTCATGACTGGGTGCCT CATAATTCAGATTTACTTGCATTAATTCAAGTTATGATTGTTACCTTTGGCGAACAGCCTCCGGTTTATGCCAAATCAAGGTCAGAAACTCAACAGAGTTCAACACCATACCCTGTTCAAT CATTCATGCCTGTACCTGGTACTGGAAATGTTTCAAGTTCCGGCTTTCCTCCATATCCACCAAATTCTCAATACTCTGGCAGCAGTAACGTGTATCCGCCATATCCATCTGCAGCGTCCGGGGGATTCCCGTATCCAGGCTCTTACGGTTCTTATGCAGGAACCACGCCCAGTTATCCGACGCAAGGCTACAGTGGTTCATTTCCGCCATATCCACCAGCTACACAACCA TCGCCGACGGTACAACCAAACTCCAGTGGATCTGGCACGATCACAGAGGAACATATAAGAGCATCCTTGCTGTCCGCGGTAGAGGATAAGCTCCGACGTCGACTTAAGGAGCAATTCTCACAGTTGCAGGCCGAGCTCGAGACGCTGCGACGAACGCAACAAGAGCTAACGAGCGGCTCGTCTCATTTGACAGATCTTTTTGATAAACTTAAGAGAGAAAAACAGGAGCTCGATAAAAACGTGAATATCTTGCAAGATAAGGAGGCCGAACTGGAAAAAGAGATCGCCAAATTGTCTGACAATCAGTCGATAGACGTTGACGAAGCTGTTACTACCATAGCGCCGTTATATAAACA GATGTTAAACGCTTTCGCTGAAGAAGCGGCCACAGAGGACGCTATTTATTATCTTGCCGAGGGACTGCGATCTGGCATTTTAGATCTGGACGCGTTCCTGAAACAAGTTCGACAATTGTCGCGTAGACAATTTATGCTAAGAGCGTTGATGCAAAGATGTCGACAAAAAGCTGGTCTGGCTGGTTAA
- the LOC105204855 gene encoding tumor susceptibility gene 101 protein isoform X2 codes for MDTHPNNAPMCYVKPTADMHIKVSMYVDHNGKIYLPYLHDWVPHNSDLLALIQVMIVTFGEQPPVYAKSRSETQQSSTPYPVQSFMPVPGTGNVSSSGFPPYPPNSQYSGSSNVYPPYPSAASGGFPYPGSYGSYAGTTPSYPTQGYSGSFPPYPPATQPSPTVQPNSSGSGTITEEHIRASLLSAVEDKLRRRLKEQFSQLQAELETLRRTQQELTSGSSHLTDLFDKLKREKQELDKNVNILQDKEAELEKEIAKLSDNQSIDVDEAVTTIAPLYKQMLNAFAEEAATEDAIYYLAEGLRSGILDLDAFLKQVRQLSRRQFMLRALMQRCRQKAGLAG; via the exons ATGGACACTCATCCAAATAATGCACCCATGTGCTATGTCAAACCAACAGCAGATATGCATATCAAAGTCAGTATGTATGTGGATCACAATGGCAAAATCTATTTGCCATATCTTCATGACTGGGTGCCT CATAATTCAGATTTACTTGCATTAATTCAAGTTATGATTGTTACCTTTGGCGAACAGCCTCCGGTTTATGCCAAATCAAGGTCAGAAACTCAACAGAGTTCAACACCATACCCTGTTCAAT CATTCATGCCTGTACCTGGTACTGGAAATGTTTCAAGTTCCGGCTTTCCTCCATATCCACCAAATTCTCAATACTCTGGCAGCAGTAACGTGTATCCGCCATATCCATCTGCAGCGTCCGGGGGATTCCCGTATCCAGGCTCTTACGGTTCTTATGCAGGAACCACGCCCAGTTATCCGACGCAAGGCTACAGTGGTTCATTTCCGCCATATCCACCAGCTACACAACCA TCGCCGACGGTACAACCAAACTCCAGTGGATCTGGCACGATCACAGAGGAACATATAAGAGCATCCTTGCTGTCCGCGGTAGAGGATAAGCTCCGACGTCGACTTAAGGAGCAATTCTCACAGTTGCAGGCCGAGCTCGAGACGCTGCGACGAACGCAACAAGAGCTAACGAGCGGCTCGTCTCATTTGACAGATCTTTTTGATAAACTTAAGAGAGAAAAACAGGAGCTCGATAAAAACGTGAATATCTTGCAAGATAAGGAGGCCGAACTGGAAAAAGAGATCGCCAAATTGTCTGACAATCAGTCGATAGACGTTGACGAAGCTGTTACTACCATAGCGCCGTTATATAAACA GATGTTAAACGCTTTCGCTGAAGAAGCGGCCACAGAGGACGCTATTTATTATCTTGCCGAGGGACTGCGATCTGGCATTTTAGATCTGGACGCGTTCCTGAAACAAGTTCGACAATTGTCGCGTAGACAATTTATGCTAAGAGCGTTGATGCAAAGATGTCGACAAAAAGCTGGTCTGGCTGGTTAA